CCGCACCGGCGTTTGCATGATGCGTTCGCTGATTTTCTCAATTTGGCTAGGAAAGGTCGCGCTAAACAATAGGGTTTGGCGCGGGGTTGGTAGTTGTTCACAAATCGCATCTAACGATGGTTGAAAACCCATATCCAGCATACGGTCGGCTTCGTCTAATACCAGGATTTTTAACTCGTCCATTTTGAGCGTTTGTTTGCGTAAATGTTCTTCAATTCGCCCCGGCGTGCCCACAATAATATGCGCGCCTTGCTGCAACGAGCTTAACTGCGCGCCAATAGATTGACCGCCGCACAAGGTCAGCACTTTTATATTGCTTAAACGGCGCGCTAGGCGACGGATTTCTTCTGCCACCTGGTCGGCGAGTTCGCGAGTTGGGCATAGCACCAACGCTTGCACTTGAAAGCTTTTAGGGTCGAGCGCTTGTAATAAACCCAAGCCAAAAGCGGCGGTTTTTCCCGAGCCGGTTTTGCCCTGCGCAATCACATCTTGCCCCGCCAAAATCGGGGGTAAGCTTTGTGTCTGAATTTCGGTAAGCTGGTGATAGCCCAAGCTATCCAGGTTGCTGAGTAGGTCGGGGTGTAAATCGAGAGTTGAAAACGCAGGTGTGGCAGTCAAGGTTGTGTCCTTATGGCTTGGAGCGCGTGCACTAAGCAGATTGAGTTGAATGGGCGTATTGTAAGGGTTTTGCAGGCGGGCGTTTGATTTTATTGGGGTTTTTGTGAAGTGAGAGGTTAATTAAGTGCCAGGCCTGGTGCTTTAAACCCTCCAACAAAACACCGAAAGCGGCGTGTTGATTGAAGGGTGTTGAATAAACGCTTTAATTTAAACCGATTTTACAGCGGTAAAATCAATACCTTGTCTTCGTTAAACAACGGAATCAGCAAACGGTTACGTTTGGTGTCGACATCCATATCTGCTGGTGAGTTTAAGAACTCAGCAATGGTATCGTAGCCACCATCTTTAAAGACTTCAATCGACGAGCTTTCCCAGCTCGACATAGCGATGCTACCATCCGGTAATTTTACAAGGCCGTCTAATCTTGCACCGAAGGGTTGAGGCATTTCTGTGATGTCGCCCTTGTTATCAATTTTGATGATTCTAGCCGAGCTGAAAAACACCACGTAAAGATCGCCGTTTTCATAAATAATGCCGTTTGGCTGGCCCATTTTAGGGTCTTTCAAAATCGTCTCGACCTGGCCATTTTCTGAAACTTTAAAAATCGCATCCGTACCAGACGACTCAAACCCAGGTTTCATGCCGGTATCCGTTACATAGACATGATTGCCATCGCCGGCGTCAATCCCATTTAAGAAGCTGCTGCCCTTAACATCAATGGTCGAGAGTTGCTTACCACTTGGCAGTTCAAACACTTGGATTTGTGTAATGTCAGCCACAAACAGTTTATTGCCAATAATCGTCATGCCTTTGGGGGCGTGTAACTGAACCTTGTCGCTGGCGCCATCAATCCATTTAAGGTCAATTACTTCGCCTTCCGGGCTGAGTTTAGAGATAAAACCATTGTCGTCAGCTTCGAACGGACTGCCATTGATGTTGGAAACTAAATAGACATCTTTATCCGCATAATACTCAACCGATTCAGGTGTCGAAAAACCGACATCGCTGACCATGATTTGAGCGTTGTCCTGATTCGCTATCGCGCCCAAAGACCAAGAGGCCGCCAATAAAACGAACAGACTTTTTGTAAAGCTTTGAGTGAACTTCATAATCAACTCCTAAGAGATTAATGGTGTTATGTGTCCCGGAACGCGAAGCTGTCACAAACAGCCGATTGCACCGATCTAAGATAAATATGCTAGCACGGCGATAGGGCAAAATAATTCAAAATTAAAGGTTAAATCATGTTTTAACAAGAAAAACTGGGGGAATAAGTTTTGCAGACTCATTTGTCTTGCTCTGGTTTCATGCTTGACGTTATGATTAAGGGGTTGAAAAACACGAACTAAGGTTTCATTTTAATAAGGAGTTAGCAGTATGCCTCTAGGACACCACGACCTGGCACATGAGTTTCCAGAATTTAAAGAACGCATTCACGAACTAAAAATGAACGATGCGCATTTTAAAAAGCTATTTGAAGAATATGATCAAGCGACCACTAAGATCGAAGCTTTGGAAAAGCAGGAATCCCCTGTGGCTGACGAAACAATGGAAGACCTGAAAAAGCAACGCCTAGTGTTGAAAGATCAGCTATATGCCATGCTAAAAGGCTAAAACCTTCCAGCGACGCTTAAAAAGCCCGCCTTAGTTGCGGGTTTTTTTGGCGCTACTGTCGCTAATATTGACGCAATAGTGGCATTGTTTAATCAGAATAAATAACTTGATTTATGTACGAAAAAACAAATAAAACAGTCACCAGACCTGGTGCTATTGGGCGCGGATTCTGGTTAGGAAGACTTCGCCGTAGCGTTCTAGTTTGGCTTGGCCGACGCCGCTGACTTCTAAAAACTCGTCTTCGGTTTGGGGGCGTTTTTGTGCCATGTCCAACAAACTAATATCCCCAAACACCACATAAGCCGGTACATTCTGCTCCTCGGCGAGTTGTTTGCGCAGGTCGCGTAGGTCTTCAAACAGTTTTTGGTCGGCGGGGTTTAGTGCATTGGCGCGATCGTTTTTGGCGCGTTTAGCGGGCGCTTCTTTTTTGGGCATCGCAAGTTGAATCGGTTGCTGACCTTTTAGCAGCGAGCCGGATAGCTCGGTGAGTTTGAGCACCGAGTAATGTTGCAAGTCTTGAAACAGGTAACCCAGATGGATCAGTTGGCGAATAATGCTGTTCCATTGGTGTGCGCTTAGGTCTTTGCCTATGCCGTAGGTGCTGAGTTGGTCGTGTTGGAATTGTCGAATGCGTTCGTTGTCGAGCCCGCGTAATACGTCGATCACGTGTTTAACACCAAAACCTTGATTAAGGCGGTACACGCAAGACAGCGCTTTTTGCGCGGCTTCGGTGGCGTCAAATAATTCGGGTGGGTTTAAACATACATCGCAATTGCCGCAGGGTTGGGTATTGGATTCGCCAAAGTAGTTAAGCAATACATTGCGCCGACAAGTTTGGGCTTCGGCAAAACTCACCATACTATTGAGCTTGAAGGTTTCAAGGCGGCGTTGGTCTTCGTTGCTGACGTTTTCGACAAATTGGCGCGCGGTGCTGACGTCTTGCATGCCAAATAACAGCAGGGCTTGAGATGGCAAGCCGTCGCGTCCGGCGCGGCCCGTTTCTTGATAGTAGCCTTCGATGTTTTTAGGCACATCATAATGCACCACAAACCGCACATTGGGTTTGTCGATGCCCATGCCAAACGCGACGGTGGCGACCACAATATCCACTTGATCGTGCAGAAAATCATGATGCACTTGATGGCGTGTTTTCGCGTTTAAACCGGCATGATATGCGCCCACCGAAAAACCTTCGGCGGCGAGTTTGTTGGCGATGTCGTCCACGCGTTTGCGGCTTAAAGCGTAGATAATGCCGGCTTCGCCTTTTTGTTGTTTTAGAAAGCCCAACAGTTGGTTAAACGGCTGCTGTTTTTCCATTACGTTGTAGCGAATGTTGGGGCGATCAAAGCTGCCTAAGTGAATTTTTGGGTCGTGAAATTGAAGCTGTTGCAGAATGTCGGCTTGAGTGGTTTGGTCGGCGGTGGCGGTTAAGGCGATAAACGGAACATTCGTAAATCGTTGGCGTAATGAGCCGATTTGACTGTATTCTGGCCGAAATTGGTGACCCCATTGTGATACGCAATGAGCTTCGTCGATGGCAAATATTGCAATCGGTATGCGTTGCAGTTGGGCTAAAAACCCGTTCATTAATAAACGTTCGGGGGAGACATACAGCAATTCGAGTTCGCCATTGTGGAGCTGTCGAATCACTTGTTCGGCCGTTTCTGGGTCTTGGCTGGAGTTAAGCATTTGCGCGGCCACGCCATTGGCTTGCAAGGCGGCGACCTGATCTTGCATGAGTGCGATTAAGGGCGAAACCACAATTGCGGTGCCGGGGCGCAAAAACGCCGGTACTTGGTAACACAAGGATTTGCCGCCGCCGGTGGGCATCAGCACAAAGTTGTCGCGGCCTTCGACTAAATCACAAATAATGTCGAGTTGTTGGGGGCGAAATTGGCGATAGCCAAAGACGCGCTTGAGCACTTCAAGCGCTTGAGTTTCGATAGATTCACGCATAAGTCGGCCAGTTTACAAATACTTCGGTCAGCAGTAAAGGCGCGTGGTCTTGTTCGAAGCTGCAACGGCGCGCGAATTTTTGCGGCGCGTTGATTTGTGGCCAATCGGCTTGGCAAAATTCAAATTCACTGCGGTTGAGGTCGGTTCGGCTAAACAGGATTTCCCCCAGCGGTTGATCGCCTAGTTGTTTTAACGACCACCAAGGATTCTGCTGATCGAAATGTGGAATGACGCTTCGTGCGTAAACAATCGGTTGGTTTTGGCCGATTAAACAAACCGTACGCAACCAGACCTGGTGGTGTGGCGCCAGGTTTAAACGCTGGGCTTCGTCGAGCAAAGGCGTGGCGTAACCTTCGAAAATGAGTTCGACCTGAAAATCCTCACAGCGTGCGCGCAGTTTTTGCGTGAGCGAGGTTTTATCCAACAACCAGGCCTGGTAGTTAGGTTCGCGCGTAAGGCGCTGGATAAATCTCGAGGTTATCCAATTTTTAGGTAAACGTGGATTAGGCATGTTTGTATTCTACTTTGGTTCCGATCCAGCGTTGTTGTAATAAGTTGATGCGTTCAGGGTCGCTTGCAGCCAAACGCAGTAAATCGTGCGCGGCCGTTTGTGCCGGTTCAATCCAGGCTTGGTCGCGCTGGATATCGGCAATGCGTAATTGCAACCCACCGGTTTGGCGTGTGCCGAGCACTTCGCCCGGGCCGCGAATGCGTAAATCTTCTTCGGCAATTAAAAAGCCATCGTTGGTTTCACGCATAATTTGCAAACGCGCTTTGGCGGTGGCGGAAAGCGGGGCTTGGTAAAGCAAAACACAGTGACTTTTTTTCGCGCCACGCCCCACCCGACCACGTAATTGGTGAAGTTGCGCTAGCCCGAGACGTTCGGCATTTTCAATAATCATTAAGCTGGCATTGGGCACGTTTACGCCCACTTCGATTACGGTGGTGGCGACTAATAAATCAAGATGGTGGTCGCTAAACTGCTGCATGATACTTTGTTTTTCGGCGCTTTTTAAACGTCCGTGAATCAAACCGACCCGCATATCCGGCCAAAGTTGTTTGAATTCATCGTAGGTGGTTTGCGCGGCTTGCGCGTCTAAGGCTTCGGATTCATCAATCAGCGGACAAACCCAATAGGCTTGCACGCCTTGCTGGCATTGGTGGTACAAATGCGCCATGACTTCTTGACGTTTGTGGTTGTTGAGTACCGCGGTATCAATTGGTTGGCGACCGGGTGGCAGCTCGTCAATCACCGAAATATCCAAGTCACCATAAGCGGTCATCGCAAGGGTGCGTGGAATCGGCGTGGCGGTCATGGTGAGTTGGTGCGGCGCAAAGTCTTTGGTCTCGCTTTGGGCTTTTTGGTTTAGGGATAAACGTTGGTGAACCCCGAATCGGTGTTGTTCATCAATAATGACCAAGCCGAGTTGATTAAATTGCACCGACTCTTGAAACAGGGCGTGTGTACCGACGGCGATTTTAGCTTGCCCTTGTGTGATCTTTTCCAGCATATCGCGTTTTTCGGCGGTTTTTAAGCGTCCGTTTAACCAAGCGACTTCGATCCCTAGCGGTTCTAACCATTCACAAAAATGGTTGCGGTGCTGTTCGGCCAGAATTTCAGTGGGCGCCATAATCGCGACTTGATAACCGGCATCGGCGGCTTGTAACGCGGCTAAGGCGGCGACAATGGTTTTGCCCGAACCCACATCACCCTGAATTAAACGTTGCATCGGATGATCGCGACTTAAATCCTGCTGAATCTGTTGCCAAACCCGCTGTTGCGCGCCAGTTAAGCTGAAAGGTAACTGAGCCAATAAACGCTGAGCGCTTGGGCTGTCGCCAAACTGCGGCGCGTAACGGCGTTCCTGTTGTTGACGCATTAAAAACAGGCTGACTTGTTGGGTCACCAGTTCTTCAACAATTAAACGCTGTTGCGCCGGGTGCTCAAAACGTTTGATTTGACCCAAGTCATCATCTGGTTGCGGTTGGTGCAAGGTTAATAAGGCTTGATTGATGGCTGGCAGTTGTCGAGTTTTAAGCCAATCCAAATCTAAACCTTCGGCGAGCGGATATTGTTTGAGCAGGGTAATGGCTTGTTTAATGAGTTTGACCAAACTCGCTTGTCCTAGGCCTTCAGTAGTGGGGTAAACCGGGGTTAAAGTGTCATCTAGCGCAGGCGGCGTATGGGTAAAAATTTGATATTGGGGATGCACCATTTCCAGACCATTTGGTCCAGAACGTAATTCGGCAAAAGCGCGCACAAATTCACCGCGTTTAAATTGGCGGGCTTGACTGGGATGAAAATGGAAAAACCGCAAACCAATCGAATGACCGCTGGTATCCCGTGCTTGCACCATTAAAGTGGGGCGACGTCCGGGGGTTAGGCGTTGCGAGGTAATTTCGGCTTCGATTTGAATTTCTTGGCCAATAATCGCTTCGTCTAGCGAGGTGAGTTTGGTTTTGTCTTGATAACGTAACGGCAGGTGAAACAGTAAATCCTGCACGACCCGCAAACCGAGTTTTTCGAGTTTCTCAGCTTGTTTGTCACCTACCCCTTTGAGGCTGGTGACATGCATTTGCTCTAGCATAATCAGGCCGTGAAACGCAGAGGTTTAGTAATGCGACAGCGCCATCACGCCATCCATTTCAACATCGGTATCTTTCGGCAATTGCTTAACTGCGACCGCGGCACGTGCTGGGTAAGGTTGTTCAAAATATTGCGCCATAATGTCGTTAACGGTCGCGAAATGCGCCATATCGGTTAAGAAAATGTTTAATTTTGCAATATCTTGTAGTGATCCGCCCGCCGCCTCGCAGACCGCACTTAGGTTTTTAAATACCTGGTGGATACGTTCGCTAATATCGCCTTCGGCCAGTTGCATGGTTTCCGGGATTAAAGCAATCTGGCCCGACAAATACACGGTGTCACCTACGCGCACGGCTTGTGAATAAGTGCCGATTGCGGCAGGAGCATTGGGTGTTGAGATGATTTCACGCATGATAGTTTCCTTTAAATTGGAATATTAAACGGGTTAGGTTTTCCTAGTTTACTAGGTAAATACGCGTTGTGCCTTTTCAATAATCGGAATGCGGCGCAAGTGACGTAATAGCTCGTTTAGATGATCGCGATTGCGCACCAGTATGACAAAGTTCATCACGCTATAGGTTTCGTCTTTATCTTCAGAACGTACACGTTCGATATCGGTTTTGGTATTGGCGATCTCAGAGGCGATTAAGGCCAAGGCGCCACGCTGATTTTTAGTTTCAACTTGGATTTCGACCGCAAACAATTCTTGACTATTTGGATCCCAGTCGACATCCAACCATTTATCGGGCTGGTTTTGGAAGTGTTTGACGTTTTTACAGTCGTGGCGGTGAATCACCAAACCTTTGCCTGTAGAAATAAAGCCGATAATTTCATCGCCTGGAATCGGGTGGCAGCATTGGGCGTAGTTGACGACCAAGCCTTCGGTACCGGAAATCGCAAGTGGTTGATGCTGGCCTTTTTCGCTAATAATATGGTCGTCTTTGCCGAGCAGATTGTCGTGAATTTGTTTAGAAACTAAGCCGGCCATGCGCTGACCCAAACCAATCTCTTCTAATAACTGATCCCAATTTTCTAAGTTCAAGTCCTGTACGAGTTTCGCAATCAATTCTTCACTTAAACCGGAATAGGCCATGTTGTGAATTCGCATGGCTTTGGTTAACAGGCGTTGCCCTAAGTCGGTGGCGGATTGAGAATGCTGATTTTTTAGGAAATGACGAATTTGTGAGCGCGCTTTGGCCGTGGTGACAAAGTTAAGCCAAGTTGGGTTGGGCTGGATTTCTTTGGACTTAATAATCTCGACGGTTTGACCACTTTCCAACACGCTACGCAAGGGCACAAGCTGGCGGTCAATGCGACAACCCACACAAGCATGCCCCAAATTAGTATGCACGGCATAAGCAAAATCAACGGCGGTCGCGTTTTTGGGCAGCGTTATAATTTCGCCCTGTGGTGTAAACACGTAAATCACATCTGGGAACAAGTCGATTTTGACGTTCTCTAAAAAGTCGAGTGAGTTCCCGGCGCTTTGCTGAATTTCGAGCAGGTTACGCACCCACTCTTGCGCACGTACATCGACCGGTGACGGATTCGATTCGTTGGCATTGGCTTCTTTATAATGCCAGTGGGCGGCGATGCCGTGCTCAGATACCTTGTGCATGACTTCACTGCGAATTTGAACTTCAATATGCACACCATATGGTCCAAACAGCAAGGTATGTAAGGATTGGTAGCCGTTTGGTTTGGGGATGGCAATATAGTCTTTAAACTTGCCCGGCAGCGGTTTGTATAAAGAATGCACCAAGCCGAGCGCACGGTAACAATCGTCGACGGTTTCGACTATGACGCGGAAGGCGAAAATATCTAACACTTCTTCAAACGATAGGCGTTTTTTGCGCATTTTTTTATACAGACTGAATAAATGTTTTTCGCGCCCGATTACTTCGGCTTTAAAGCCTTCTTGTTTCAAACGAGTTTGCAGGGCTTCGGTGATTTGTTCGACCACTTCTTTACGATTGCCGCGTGCTTTTTTGACGGCTTTTTCGAGCGCGCTGAAACGTAACGGATACATGGCCCTAAAGCCCAGATCTTCAAGCTCTATACGGAAGGAGTTAATGCCTAATCTGGCGGCGATGGGGGCGTAAATATCTAAAGTTTCGCGGGCAATTCGACGCTGTTTGTCCGGACGCATGACACCGAGTGTTCGCATGTTGTGCAAACGGTCTGCGAGCTTAATTAAAATCACGCGGATGTCGCGCGACATAGCGAGCATCATTTTACGGAAGTTTTCGGCTTGCGCTTCTTGTGGGGTATCGAAGGCGAGTTTGCCGAGCTTGGTGACACCGTCAATCATTTCAGCGACACGTTCGCCAAAACGGTCGATAATATCTTGTTTGGTGTAGGGGGTATCTTCGATGACATCGTGCAAAATAGCGGCGATGAGACTTTCGTGATCGAGTTGGATTTCAGCGAGAATTTCGGCGACCGCGACGGGGTGCCAAATATAAGCCCCACCCGCCTTGCGGGTTTGGCCTGCGTGCGCTAGGGCCCCAAACTCAAAAGCGGCTTGGATTTGTTGAATTTGCTCGGCGTTTAGATAGCGCTCTGCTTTTTCAATTAAGCCTTCTAATGAGTTAGGTGTGGGCATAGCGACACCTAAAGCTTATTGGAAAAACGGTGGGGTATCTGGGTCAGCTAGAATAGTTTGTGGGTCAACAAGCT
The Thiomicrospira pelophila DSM 1534 genome window above contains:
- a CDS encoding RelA/SpoT family protein yields the protein MPTPNSLEGLIEKAERYLNAEQIQQIQAAFEFGALAHAGQTRKAGGAYIWHPVAVAEILAEIQLDHESLIAAILHDVIEDTPYTKQDIIDRFGERVAEMIDGVTKLGKLAFDTPQEAQAENFRKMMLAMSRDIRVILIKLADRLHNMRTLGVMRPDKQRRIARETLDIYAPIAARLGINSFRIELEDLGFRAMYPLRFSALEKAVKKARGNRKEVVEQITEALQTRLKQEGFKAEVIGREKHLFSLYKKMRKKRLSFEEVLDIFAFRVIVETVDDCYRALGLVHSLYKPLPGKFKDYIAIPKPNGYQSLHTLLFGPYGVHIEVQIRSEVMHKVSEHGIAAHWHYKEANANESNPSPVDVRAQEWVRNLLEIQQSAGNSLDFLENVKIDLFPDVIYVFTPQGEIITLPKNATAVDFAYAVHTNLGHACVGCRIDRQLVPLRSVLESGQTVEIIKSKEIQPNPTWLNFVTTAKARSQIRHFLKNQHSQSATDLGQRLLTKAMRIHNMAYSGLSEELIAKLVQDLNLENWDQLLEEIGLGQRMAGLVSKQIHDNLLGKDDHIISEKGQHQPLAISGTEGLVVNYAQCCHPIPGDEIIGFISTGKGLVIHRHDCKNVKHFQNQPDKWLDVDWDPNSQELFAVEIQVETKNQRGALALIASEIANTKTDIERVRSEDKDETYSVMNFVILVRNRDHLNELLRHLRRIPIIEKAQRVFT
- a CDS encoding RidA family protein, with the protein product MREIISTPNAPAAIGTYSQAVRVGDTVYLSGQIALIPETMQLAEGDISERIHQVFKNLSAVCEAAGGSLQDIAKLNIFLTDMAHFATVNDIMAQYFEQPYPARAAVAVKQLPKDTDVEMDGVMALSHY
- a CDS encoding chorismate--pyruvate lyase family protein, with protein sequence MPNPRLPKNWITSRFIQRLTREPNYQAWLLDKTSLTQKLRARCEDFQVELIFEGYATPLLDEAQRLNLAPHHQVWLRTVCLIGQNQPIVYARSVIPHFDQQNPWWSLKQLGDQPLGEILFSRTDLNRSEFEFCQADWPQINAPQKFARRCSFEQDHAPLLLTEVFVNWPTYA
- a CDS encoding YdcH family protein, encoding MPLGHHDLAHEFPEFKERIHELKMNDAHFKKLFEEYDQATTKIEALEKQESPVADETMEDLKKQRLVLKDQLYAMLKG
- the recQ gene encoding DNA helicase RecQ — its product is MRESIETQALEVLKRVFGYRQFRPQQLDIICDLVEGRDNFVLMPTGGGKSLCYQVPAFLRPGTAIVVSPLIALMQDQVAALQANGVAAQMLNSSQDPETAEQVIRQLHNGELELLYVSPERLLMNGFLAQLQRIPIAIFAIDEAHCVSQWGHQFRPEYSQIGSLRQRFTNVPFIALTATADQTTQADILQQLQFHDPKIHLGSFDRPNIRYNVMEKQQPFNQLLGFLKQQKGEAGIIYALSRKRVDDIANKLAAEGFSVGAYHAGLNAKTRHQVHHDFLHDQVDIVVATVAFGMGIDKPNVRFVVHYDVPKNIEGYYQETGRAGRDGLPSQALLLFGMQDVSTARQFVENVSNEDQRRLETFKLNSMVSFAEAQTCRRNVLLNYFGESNTQPCGNCDVCLNPPELFDATEAAQKALSCVYRLNQGFGVKHVIDVLRGLDNERIRQFQHDQLSTYGIGKDLSAHQWNSIIRQLIHLGYLFQDLQHYSVLKLTELSGSLLKGQQPIQLAMPKKEAPAKRAKNDRANALNPADQKLFEDLRDLRKQLAEEQNVPAYVVFGDISLLDMAQKRPQTEDEFLEVSGVGQAKLERYGEVFLTRIRAQ
- the recG gene encoding ATP-dependent DNA helicase RecG, which gives rise to MLEQMHVTSLKGVGDKQAEKLEKLGLRVVQDLLFHLPLRYQDKTKLTSLDEAIIGQEIQIEAEITSQRLTPGRRPTLMVQARDTSGHSIGLRFFHFHPSQARQFKRGEFVRAFAELRSGPNGLEMVHPQYQIFTHTPPALDDTLTPVYPTTEGLGQASLVKLIKQAITLLKQYPLAEGLDLDWLKTRQLPAINQALLTLHQPQPDDDLGQIKRFEHPAQQRLIVEELVTQQVSLFLMRQQQERRYAPQFGDSPSAQRLLAQLPFSLTGAQQRVWQQIQQDLSRDHPMQRLIQGDVGSGKTIVAALAALQAADAGYQVAIMAPTEILAEQHRNHFCEWLEPLGIEVAWLNGRLKTAEKRDMLEKITQGQAKIAVGTHALFQESVQFNQLGLVIIDEQHRFGVHQRLSLNQKAQSETKDFAPHQLTMTATPIPRTLAMTAYGDLDISVIDELPPGRQPIDTAVLNNHKRQEVMAHLYHQCQQGVQAYWVCPLIDESEALDAQAAQTTYDEFKQLWPDMRVGLIHGRLKSAEKQSIMQQFSDHHLDLLVATTVIEVGVNVPNASLMIIENAERLGLAQLHQLRGRVGRGAKKSHCVLLYQAPLSATAKARLQIMRETNDGFLIAEEDLRIRGPGEVLGTRQTGGLQLRIADIQRDQAWIEPAQTAAHDLLRLAASDPERINLLQQRWIGTKVEYKHA